A region from the Candidatus Tenderia electrophaga genome encodes:
- a CDS encoding DNA-binding protein HU (histone-like DNA-binding protein): MNKAELIEAVAEQADMSKADAGRAVDAMVNTITSAMKKQDDVSLIGFGTFTVRERAARSGRNPQTGETIQIKAAKVPAFKAGKALKDAVN, encoded by the coding sequence GTGAATAAAGCAGAACTAATTGAAGCTGTCGCCGAACAGGCTGATATGAGCAAAGCCGATGCCGGACGCGCCGTCGATGCCATGGTCAACACCATCACCAGCGCCATGAAAAAGCAGGACGATGTGTCCCTGATTGGCTTTGGTACCTTCACCGTTCGTGAGCGTGCCGCACGCAGTGGCCGCAACCCGCAAACCGGTGAAACTATTCAAATTAAAGCCGCAAAGGTTCCCGCATTTAAGGCTGGCAAAGCCTTAAAAGATGCTGTAAACTAG
- a CDS encoding sodium:dicarboxylate symporter: MKLKLHWQILIALVLAVIVGSLTGTDAAIFGVSFYDIFAFVGTLFLNALKMLIVPLIVSSIIVGIAGIGSGGDLGRLGAKTLLYYATTSLLAILIGLVFVNALQPGVIDGQPARDMIGLSEDVAELEEKVEGKGAGDVAGIFLRMVPTNIVAAAADGQMLGLIFFSLLFGYFMTRVSHSYASTLHTFWEGVFEVMMMITDWVMKFAPIGVFALVAKVVAGTGFSAFLPLAWFTAAVLGALGVHIFVTMPLLLRFVGGVNPLRMYRAMAPALLTAFSTASSSATLPLTMECVEKNAKVSNRTSSFVLPLGATINMDGTALYECVAAIFIAQAYGLELSFAQQFMIVVVALLTSIGVAGIPSASLVAISIILTAIGLPLEALGLILAVDRILDMCRTSVNVFGDSCGAVIVARLEGEKRVLTTDEEERRLTSHS; this comes from the coding sequence ATGAAGCTCAAGCTGCATTGGCAAATCCTCATAGCCCTGGTGCTGGCGGTTATCGTCGGCAGCCTCACCGGTACCGACGCCGCCATCTTCGGCGTTAGCTTTTACGATATCTTCGCCTTCGTCGGCACGCTGTTCCTCAATGCCCTGAAAATGCTGATCGTGCCGTTGATCGTTTCATCTATCATCGTCGGCATCGCCGGCATCGGCTCGGGTGGTGATCTCGGCCGCCTCGGCGCCAAGACCTTGTTGTACTACGCCACCACCAGCCTGCTCGCCATCCTCATCGGGCTGGTGTTCGTCAACGCCTTGCAGCCGGGGGTTATCGACGGCCAACCGGCCCGGGATATGATCGGTCTGTCCGAAGATGTCGCCGAGTTGGAGGAAAAGGTCGAAGGCAAGGGCGCGGGCGATGTCGCCGGTATTTTTCTGCGCATGGTGCCCACCAACATTGTCGCCGCTGCAGCCGACGGTCAGATGCTTGGCTTGATCTTTTTCAGTCTGTTGTTCGGCTATTTCATGACCCGGGTGTCGCACAGTTACGCCTCAACCCTGCACACCTTTTGGGAAGGTGTGTTCGAGGTCATGATGATGATCACCGACTGGGTGATGAAGTTTGCCCCTATCGGCGTCTTCGCCCTGGTGGCCAAGGTGGTCGCCGGTACCGGCTTCTCTGCCTTCCTGCCACTGGCCTGGTTCACCGCGGCGGTGCTTGGTGCCTTGGGGGTTCACATTTTCGTTACCATGCCGCTGCTGCTGCGCTTTGTCGGCGGCGTCAATCCGCTGCGCATGTATCGCGCCATGGCCCCGGCCTTGTTGACGGCCTTTTCTACGGCATCATCCTCGGCCACGCTGCCCTTGACCATGGAATGCGTTGAAAAAAACGCCAAGGTCTCCAACCGCACCAGCAGCTTTGTCCTGCCCCTGGGCGCCACCATCAATATGGACGGTACGGCCCTGTATGAATGTGTAGCGGCGATTTTTATCGCCCAGGCCTATGGGTTGGAATTGAGTTTTGCCCAACAGTTCATGATCGTGGTGGTGGCCTTGCTGACCTCTATCGGCGTGGCAGGGATTCCTTCGGCCAGTCTGGTGGCCATCTCGATTATTTTGACCGCGATAGGATTGCCTTTGGAGGCCTTGGGTTTGATTCTGGCGGTGGACCGCATCTTGGATATGTGTCGCACCAGCGTCAATGTCTTCGGCGATTCCTGCGGCGCGGTGATCGTGGCCCGGTTGGAAGGGGAGAAGCGGGTGCTGACCACCGATGAGGAAGAGCGGCGCCTGACGTCGCACTCCTAA